CGCTGCGTCGACGAGGTACAGCGGGTCGCCCTCGGCGAATCGGCCCGGGATTCCGGAGAGGAACACGACCATGACTGATCCTCGGCAACACGCCCCCCCGCAGTCAGCCCCCCGCGTGTCGGTCCTCGACCGGATCATCCGCTTCTGCCTCGAGAACAAGCTCGTCGTCGTCCTGGTCGTCATCGCCGTGACGGCCTGGGGAGCAATGGTCGCCCCCTTCGACTGGGATCTCGGCGGCCTGCCGCGCGACCCGGTGCCGACCGACGCGATCCCCGACATCGGCGAGAACCAGCAGATCGTCTTCACCGAGTGGATGGGCCGATCGCCGCAGGACGTCGAGGACCAGATCACCTATCCGCTGACGGTCAACCTGCTGGGCATCCCCGGTGTCAAAACGATCCGCAGCTACTCGTTCTTCGGCTTCTCATCGATCTACATCATCTTTGATGAGGAGATCGAGTTCTACTGGTCCCGAAGCCGGGTGCTGGAGAAGCTCAATAGCCTGCCTGCCGGCACGCTGCCCGAGGACGTGCAGCCGGCCCTCGGCCCCGACGCAACCGCCCTGGGTCAGATCTTCTGGTACACGCTCGAAGGCCGAGACCCCGACGGCAACCCCGCCGGCGGCTGGGATCGCAATGAGCTGCGCACCGTCCAGGACTGGTACGTCCGCTACGCCTTGCAGGCAGCCGAGGGGATCAGCGAGGTCGCCTCCGTCGGCGGGTTCGTCCAGGAGTACCAGATCGACGTCGACCCCGACGCGATGCGAGCCTACCGGGTGACGCTCGATCAGATCTTCAACGCCGTGCGGATGTCCAACGTCGACGTCGGCGCCCGGACAATCGAGGTGAACAAGGTCGAGTACGTCATCCGAGGGCTCGGCTTCCTGGAGTCGGTCGAAGATATCGAGGGGTCGGTGATCTCACAGACCGAGAACGTCCCGGTCCGCGTGAAGGACGTGGCGACGGTCTCCCTCGGACCGGCCCTCCGCCGAGGGGCGCTGGACAAGGCCGGGGCCGAGGCCGTCGGCGGTGTGGTCGTGGTCCGTTACGGGTACAACCCGCTGGCGGCGATCAAGAACATCAAGGCGAAGATCGCCGAGATTGCCCCGGGCCTGCCGACCACCGCTAACGTCGACTTCAACCAGATCGACCGCGCCTCTGTCGAGTCCTTCGCCGCCGGGCACGGCTTCAAGGCATTCTCCGACGGCGGCGGCCTGAACGATCAGGAGTGGCTGGCCTGGCTCCGAGGGACCCCCCGCGACGACTGGCCCGCGTGGGTGACGACCAGCCAGGTCACGGTCGTCCCCTTCTACGACCGCGCCGGCCTGATCTCCGAGACGCTGGGCACACTGAGCACGGCCCTGGTCGAGGAGATCCTGGTCACGATCATCGTCGTGATCGTGATGGTCATGCACCTGCGCAGTTCCTTCCTGATCAGCGTGTTGCTGCCGCTGGCCGTCCTGATGTGCTTCATCGCCATGAAGACCTTCGGGGTCGATGCCAATGTGGTGGCCCTCTCCGGCATCGCCATCGCCATCGGCACAATGGTGGATATGGGCATCATCATCTGCGAGAACATCCTCAAGCACCTCGACGAGGCTGATCCCGACGAACCCCGCCTGGAAGTCATTTACCGGGCCTCCAGCGAGGTGGCCTCGGCGGTCTTGACAGCCGTCTCGACAACGGTCATCAGCTTCCTGCCCGTGTTCACCATGATCGGCGCCGAGGGAAAGCTGTTCCGGCCACTGGCATTCACGAAGACGTTTGCGTTGATCGCCTCGGTGATCGTCGCCCTGACGATCATCCCCCCGGCGGCCCATGTCCTGTTCACCGGGCGGGGCGGGGCGGGCAAGCTCAAGGGTCTACTCTCGGTCGGTCTGATCGTGGCTGGCGGGATCGTCGGCGTCACGATGGCGTGGTGGGCCGGGGCAATCCTCGCGGGCCTGGGAGCGTACCGGCTCGTTGAGCCGGCGCTGCCCCAGTGGTCGCGCCGGGCGGCCATCTACGCGTCCAATGCCCTGGCCGTGGCGGTCGTGGGAGTCGTGCTGACGCGGCACTGGGAGCCGCTGGGCGTGGAGCAGGGTTTCACCCGCAACCTCGCCTTCGTGGCGACACTTATCGGCGGGCTCCTCGGCGCCTTCGTGCTGTTCCAGAGAGTCGTTTACCGGCCTTTGCTGCGTTGGTGCCTCGATCACAAGCTGCTCTTCCTCTCGGTACCGATGACGGTCGTCCTGCTCGGCGCCTCGGCCTGGCTCGGGTTCGACCGGGTCTTCGGGGTAGTCCCCTGGTCCGTTGGCAAGCTCGGCGGTGATCCGCAGGCGGTCCGCCTCTCGAAGCCCTGGGTCACCATGGCCCACACCTTCCCCGGCCTGGGCAAGGAGTTCATGCCCGACCTGGACGAGGGTTCCTACCTCTGGATGCCCACGACCATGCCTCACGCCTCCATTGGCGAGGCGCTCGACGTGCTCCAGCTCCAGGACATGGCCATCAACGCCATTCCCGAAGTCGATCTCGTCGTCGGCAAGCTCGGCCGCGTGGAGAGCCCGCTCGACCCGGCGCCGATCTCCATGATCGAAACAATCATCACCTACAAGTCCGAGTACATCACCGACGAGTCCGGCCATCGGCTCAACTTCCGCTATGACGAGAAGGCCGGCGACTTTGTCCGGGACGATCGGGGCGAGCTGATCCCCGACCCCTCCGGCCGTCCGTTTCGCCAGTGGCGCGACGAGATCCGAACCACAGACGACATCTGGCAGGCGATCGTCGACGCTGCCACCATCCCCGGCACCACCTCCGCCCCCAAGCTCCAGCCAATCGCCGCCCGGATCGTCATGCTCCAGAGCGGCATGAGGGCACCGATGGGCCTGAAGGTGCGCGGCCCGGACCTCGAAACGATCGAGCGGGTCGCCCTGGAGCTGGAGGGCCTGCTCAAGCAGGTCCCCAGCGTCGAGCCGTCAGCCGTCGTCGCCGACCGCGTCGTGGGCAAGCCTTACCTGGAGATCGACATCGACCGCGACGCCATTGCCCGCCACGGCCTGATGATCCGGCAGGTCCAGGACGTGATCGAGGTCGCCATCGGCGGCAAGCGGATCACGACCACTGTCGAGGGACGCGAGCGCTACCCGGTGCGCGTCCGCTACCTGAGGGAACTCCGCGACCAGATCGAGACGCTCGGCCGCATTCTAGTCCCTGCCCCCGATGGCACCCAGATCCCGCTGGAGCAGCTGGCCGAGATCCGCTACGTCCGGGGGCCCCAGGCAATCAAGAGCGAGGACACGTTCCTTGTTGCCTACGTCCTGCTCGACAAGAAACCCGGCTATGCCGAGGTCGACGTCGTCGAGGACTGCCAGGCCTTCCTGCGGGAGCGGATCGACTCGGGCGAGTTCGTTCTGCCGGCCGGGGTCAGCTACCGGTTCTCCGGAAGCTATGAGAACCAGATCCGGGCGCAGAAGACGCTGTCGGTCGTCCTCCCGCTGGCGTTGTTCCTGATCTTCCTGATCCTGTACTTCCAGTT
The genomic region above belongs to Tautonia rosea and contains:
- a CDS encoding efflux RND transporter permease subunit, producing MTDPRQHAPPQSAPRVSVLDRIIRFCLENKLVVVLVVIAVTAWGAMVAPFDWDLGGLPRDPVPTDAIPDIGENQQIVFTEWMGRSPQDVEDQITYPLTVNLLGIPGVKTIRSYSFFGFSSIYIIFDEEIEFYWSRSRVLEKLNSLPAGTLPEDVQPALGPDATALGQIFWYTLEGRDPDGNPAGGWDRNELRTVQDWYVRYALQAAEGISEVASVGGFVQEYQIDVDPDAMRAYRVTLDQIFNAVRMSNVDVGARTIEVNKVEYVIRGLGFLESVEDIEGSVISQTENVPVRVKDVATVSLGPALRRGALDKAGAEAVGGVVVVRYGYNPLAAIKNIKAKIAEIAPGLPTTANVDFNQIDRASVESFAAGHGFKAFSDGGGLNDQEWLAWLRGTPRDDWPAWVTTSQVTVVPFYDRAGLISETLGTLSTALVEEILVTIIVVIVMVMHLRSSFLISVLLPLAVLMCFIAMKTFGVDANVVALSGIAIAIGTMVDMGIIICENILKHLDEADPDEPRLEVIYRASSEVASAVLTAVSTTVISFLPVFTMIGAEGKLFRPLAFTKTFALIASVIVALTIIPPAAHVLFTGRGGAGKLKGLLSVGLIVAGGIVGVTMAWWAGAILAGLGAYRLVEPALPQWSRRAAIYASNALAVAVVGVVLTRHWEPLGVEQGFTRNLAFVATLIGGLLGAFVLFQRVVYRPLLRWCLDHKLLFLSVPMTVVLLGASAWLGFDRVFGVVPWSVGKLGGDPQAVRLSKPWVTMAHTFPGLGKEFMPDLDEGSYLWMPTTMPHASIGEALDVLQLQDMAINAIPEVDLVVGKLGRVESPLDPAPISMIETIITYKSEYITDESGHRLNFRYDEKAGDFVRDDRGELIPDPSGRPFRQWRDEIRTTDDIWQAIVDAATIPGTTSAPKLQPIAARIVMLQSGMRAPMGLKVRGPDLETIERVALELEGLLKQVPSVEPSAVVADRVVGKPYLEIDIDRDAIARHGLMIRQVQDVIEVAIGGKRITTTVEGRERYPVRVRYLRELRDQIETLGRILVPAPDGTQIPLEQLAEIRYVRGPQAIKSEDTFLVAYVLLDKKPGYAEVDVVEDCQAFLRERIDSGEFVLPAGVSYRFSGSYENQIRAQKTLSVVLPLALFLIFLILYFQFKQVPTTLLVFSGIIVAWAGGFLMIWAYGQDWFLDFDLFGVNMRALFQVHTINLSVAIWVGFLALFGIASDDGVVITTYLDQSFGSARIETVEDARAATIEAGMRRVRPCLMTTATTILALIPVLTSTGRGSDIMVPMAIPSFGGMLIEVMTMLVVPVVYCAIKEVKLRAGIRDALFGLPVDSM